One Roseburia rectibacter DNA window includes the following coding sequences:
- a CDS encoding stage III sporulation protein AF codes for MNTFVKYIQNFFALFLLLMVVRQLIPNGRLKKYIYFFTELVFVIGILQPFFSLFGDDADLLDKIRYETFTENLSEASRDVSRMEFLQNDYYRKEYEDAAALDVLSTADGYLDPFGLAGKRASVELTENYEVKKIVLTVEEKEEDDTEGMFVEQGKAQGSKVVLDGLKQKLMQYYGVEEEQIQISYGGER; via the coding sequence ATGAACACGTTTGTGAAATATATTCAGAATTTTTTTGCACTTTTTCTGCTGCTTATGGTGGTAAGGCAGCTGATCCCAAATGGCAGATTAAAAAAATACATTTATTTTTTTACGGAACTGGTGTTTGTGATCGGTATCCTGCAGCCGTTTTTTTCTCTTTTTGGTGATGATGCTGATTTGCTGGATAAAATCCGGTATGAGACTTTTACGGAAAATTTAAGTGAGGCATCCAGGGATGTAAGCCGCATGGAATTTTTGCAGAATGATTATTACCGGAAAGAATATGAGGATGCGGCGGCACTGGATGTTCTGAGTACTGCGGATGGGTATTTAGATCCGTTTGGACTTGCGGGAAAGCGCGCTTCGGTGGAACTGACGGAAAATTATGAAGTGAAAAAAATCGTGCTTACGGTGGAGGAAAAAGAGGAGGATGACACGGAGGGGATGTTTGTGGAACAGGGAAAAGCACAGGGCAGCAAAGTCGTGCTTGACGGGCTGAAACAGAAACTTATGCAGTATTATGGGGTAGAGGAAGAACAGATACAGATTTCCTATGGTGGTGAAAGATGA
- a CDS encoding stage III sporulation protein AG — protein sequence MTERLKEFLQQKKWRQLKKTDWIAAALVGVLLLVVAMPSGGTGVHISENKKEDTAQEKTEQKYEKKDYAEYLEHKLEQVLGQMEGVGKVSVMVTVADQGEDIIEKDKTEHTSTVTNTDSGSMEMTTEKESGEETVYEESGGEKAPYVSKEILPEIEGVLVVAEGGDSPRIVSDISDAVKALFQVEAHRIKVVKMSSKEDGT from the coding sequence ATGACGGAGAGACTGAAAGAGTTTTTACAGCAGAAAAAGTGGCGTCAGTTAAAAAAGACAGACTGGATCGCGGCTGCCCTTGTGGGGGTGCTTCTTCTTGTGGTGGCGATGCCTTCCGGTGGAACGGGCGTACATATATCGGAAAATAAAAAAGAGGACACCGCGCAGGAGAAAACGGAACAGAAATACGAAAAAAAGGACTATGCGGAGTATTTAGAGCATAAATTAGAACAGGTGTTAGGACAGATGGAAGGAGTGGGGAAAGTTTCTGTCATGGTCACGGTGGCAGATCAGGGGGAAGATATCATAGAAAAGGATAAGACAGAACATACATCCACAGTCACAAATACGGACAGCGGGAGTATGGAGATGACGACGGAAAAGGAAAGTGGGGAAGAGACGGTATATGAGGAGAGCGGCGGCGAAAAAGCTCCGTATGTCAGCAAAGAAATACTTCCGGAGATCGAGGGGGTGCTTGTGGTGGCAGAAGGGGGAGACAGCCCGCGGATCGTTTCTGATATTTCAGATGCCGTAAAGGCATTATTTCAGGTGGAGGCACATAGAATTAAGGTAGTAAAGATGAGTTCGAAGGAGGATGGAACGTGA
- a CDS encoding SpoIIIAH-like family protein yields MKKIFQKNQLIITALALMIAVAGYFSYMNNHIDDGTAAETAANAGTDALNAEYEISDEDPLAAEDIFTDEGTGEELALVDGTETADAGTGEDTYDAADAAMADSQGVAENVADGQNDAADVSADAADVADMTSQDAEEIENPGEAVLTSTGTANLDYAARMKLNREQIRSKNKEALLEIVNNASVADNLKQDAVNKMVAMTDIAEREAAAEMLLEAKGFSDVVVSITDDNCDVVLNMGEVTDTKRAQVEDIVKRKTNISADKIVITPIVVTDAE; encoded by the coding sequence GTGAAAAAGATATTTCAGAAAAACCAGCTGATTATTACAGCACTCGCGTTGATGATTGCGGTGGCGGGATATTTCAGTTACATGAACAATCACATTGATGACGGTACGGCAGCGGAGACGGCGGCAAATGCAGGTACAGATGCACTCAATGCAGAATATGAGATCTCGGATGAAGATCCACTGGCTGCAGAAGATATTTTTACGGATGAGGGAACCGGGGAGGAACTTGCACTTGTAGATGGAACGGAGACCGCGGATGCAGGAACCGGCGAAGATACATATGATGCGGCAGATGCAGCTATGGCGGATAGCCAGGGTGTTGCGGAAAATGTGGCAGACGGTCAGAATGATGCAGCAGATGTGAGTGCAGATGCAGCGGATGTGGCAGACATGACGTCCCAGGATGCAGAGGAGATTGAAAATCCCGGGGAGGCGGTTCTCACAAGTACCGGCACTGCAAATCTCGACTATGCAGCAAGAATGAAATTAAACCGCGAACAGATCCGGTCTAAAAATAAAGAGGCATTATTAGAGATCGTAAACAATGCATCCGTTGCAGATAACTTAAAGCAGGATGCCGTGAACAAGATGGTGGCGATGACGGATATCGCAGAGCGTGAAGCTGCGGCGGAAATGCTCTTAGAGGCAAAAGGATTTTCGGATGTTGTGGTCAGTATTACCGACGATAACTGCGATGTAGTACTTAATATGGGAGAAGTGACCGATACAAAAAGAGCACAGGTTGAGGATATTGTGAAGCGAAAAACCAATATTTCCGCAGACAAGATCGTGATCACTCCGATCGTGGTAACAGACGCCGAGTAG